The region TAGAATCCACTGCGATTACACCGATTGGTAAATCATCGTTTTTATTCTTATCTGCACTGATATAACCTCTGCCTTTTGTAATTGTCAGCTCAATATACAGCTTGCTATCAGCGCCACCGCTTAAAGTTGCAATTACTAATTCTGGATTTAATATCTCAATATCAGGATCTGCTTGGATATCGCCTGCTCTAACCACGCCTTCGCCTTCGAACTCAATATATGCAGTCTTTGGCTCATTCGTCTCGCTTGTGTTTTTAATTGCTAGGTTCTTAATGTTCATAATAATCTCTGTTACATCTTCCTTAACGCCAGGAATTGGGGAGAATTCATGAACAACGCCGTCAATTTTAACTTGACTGACAGCAGCACCAGGTAAAGATGAAAGCATAATTCTTCTCAAAGAATTGCCAAGAGTTGTGCCATATCCTCTCTCAAGAGGCTCGACAACAAATCGGCCATATTTCTTATCTTCTGAAATGTCAGCTATCTCAATTTTTGGTTTTTCAAAATCAAACACAGTAGACCCTCCTTCTGGGTTTTTTTGAGGGTATTCCAAACATAAGAAAAATAATAGGTTATTTGCTTCTTATTATTTAGAGTACAACTCGACGATAAGCACTTCATTTACAGGAACATCAATTTGATCTCTTGTAGGGATTTCCTTTACAGTACCTGTTAAATTCTCATGATCAGCTTCTAACCATGCTGGTACAGTTCTTCCATCGGTTACTTCTAAAATATCTTTGTATCTCTGAGCAGACTTACATTTTTCTTTAATAGAAATAACATCGCCAGCTTTTACCTGATAAGAAGGAATATTTACACACTTGCCGTTAACTAATACGTGCTTGTGGTCAACAATCTGTCTTGCCTCTGTTCTTGTTCTGCCATATCCCATACGGAACATAACATTATCAAGTCTTAACTCAAGGAGAATCAATAAATTCTCACCCGTTGTACCGTATTTTAACTTCTTAGCTTTATCGAAGTTATTTCTGAAAGGCTTCTCTAATACACCATAGATGAATTTTGCCTTTTGTTTTTCTCTTAGCTGAGTACCGTACTCACTAATTTTCTTACCCGCTCTCGCAAAGTTTCTATTAGACTTCTTGTCAATTCCCAAAAATGTTGGTTCAAGACCAAGAGCTCTACATCTCTTTAAAACAGGACTCATATCTCTTGCCATCTTAATTTACCTCCTATTAGACTCTTCTGCGTTTTGGTGGTCTACAGCCGTTATGAGGAACTGGAGTAACGTCCTTAATGCTTGTAACTTCAATACCACAAGCCTGAAGCGCACGAATTGCTGCTTCTCTACCTGAACCAGGACCTTTAACCATAACTTCTACGGTTTTTAAACCATGAACTAATGCTGCTTTAGCTGCTGTTTCAGCTGCCATCTGCGCTGCATATGGAGTTGACTTTCTAGAACCTCTAAATCCTAATCCACCTGCACTTGCCCATGAAAGAGCGTTACCTTCAGCGTCTGTTAAGGTAACAATTGTATTATTAAAAGATGACTGAATGTGAGCCTGTCCACGATCGACGTTCTTTTTAACACGCTTCTTTGTCACTTTTTTAGCTGCTATCTTCTTAGCCATTTCAAACCCTCCTATTGGATTTTTTACATCGTAATAAATGGCTCATGCTATACTACATGAGACTATTTCTTTTTATTAGCAACAGTACGCTTAGGACCTTTTCTTGTTCTAGCGTTTGTTTTAGTCTTCTGTCCACGAACTGGAAGACCTTTTCTGTGACGGATTCCTCTATAGCATCCGATTTCCTGTAATCTCTTGATGTTAAGAGCGATTTCTCTTCTTAAGTCACCTTCTACTAACATTGTCTCATCGATGACATCACGAATCTTTGCCACTTCTTCGTCAGTTAAATCTCTAACACGAGTGTCTGGGTTAACTCCAGCTTTAGCAAGGATACGGTTGGAGCTTACTCTACCGATACCATAAACATAAGTAAGTCCGATTTCTATACGTTTCTCTCTTGGTAAGTCTACACCACTAATACGAGCCATGTGACCATTGCACCTCCGTTAATTGTATTGAGCAGGACATCTTGGGCATCATGCCTTTTGGGACATGTGAAATGTATGCCTTATGTTCCAGCCCTTATCATATAAGTTTCCCTAAACAACCGAAATTCTACGAAAGAACTGGTTGTCGGTAAAAGTTTAGATAAACTCTTACCTAGGATAAGACTACGTCCTACCCCTCTTTTATAACCGTAATGAACAACACACCCTGGTGTGTCGACGCGAGAATGTATTTTTAATAGTAATTCCCATAAAAAAAGACACCTCTAGCGGATGTCATTACGTCAGCCGCTTTAAATTGTGACAATACATTGCGAATGTATTGAAAGAGTAGAATGATAATGACACCTAACTCTAAAATCAAAGATTCACTTTGATCCACAATATCACAATAATACCTGTCAGATCACTCTCTATAAAAAGAGCAGTGCTGCAATTTCGACTTAGGATCTAAATTCTATTCAGACTCCTAGTACAGGTGATTGTAACACAGAAAGCAAGAACTATTTCTATATAAGTACAAAATGCACTCTATGGAAACAATTAATCTCAATTTCAGCAGATTAATTGAATTAGCCTTGTCTTTGTTTGTGTTTTGGGTTCTCACAGATAACTCTGATTGCGCCCTTTCTTTTAATGATTTTACATTTCTCGCAAATTGGTTTAACTGAAGATCTAACCTTCATTGACAATTCACTCCTTTCAAAAAAGTCCGTCTTATATTATATCATGCGTAAACTATAATAGCAAGAACTATTTTTTCTCTATATTCCGAGAAAATTTCTTGGAATATTCTTGCTTGCATTACTGTGGGCTTGCCCACAAAATTGACAGAAGTTATGGTTGAATTGTGCTAACTTCAACCTTCTTTAGCTACTTATTTATCTCTCCAGATAATTCTACCCTTCGTTAAATCGTATGGGGACAATTCTAAAGTTACCTTATCACCAGGTACAATTTTAATGAAGTTCATTCTAAGCTTTCCACTGATATGGGCCAACACTCTGTGTCCGTTCTCAAGTTCTACTGAAAACATTGCGTTTGGTAGTTTCTCAATTACGGTTCCTTCAATTTCTACAACATCGGTCTTTGACATCCTAACCTCCATTCTGACGATTTAGCGCCAAATTATAACGATGGTATATTTGCGCGCTAGAACAAATTACATGTAAAATGTTTTTCATTTTAACACTACCATCTCAGTGACAATATTTCCGGTTCTCCGGTTGTTATAACGATTGTATTTTCATAGTGCGCGGACAGACTTCCGTCCTGAGTCGCTATTGTCCAATCATCTTCTAAGCACCACACTTCATGGCTCCCTGCATTGACCATTGGTTCAATAGCAAGTGTCATACCAGGCTCCAACCGAATACCCCTTCTCTTTTGTCTGAAGTTTGGTATCTGTGGATCCTCATGCATCTGTGTTCCAATTCCATGACCCACTAGGTCCTTCACACAGGTAAATCCATGAGCGATTACATAGTCCTCAATAGCAGCAGAGATATCATGTAGATGATTGCCTGCTTTTGCATATTTCATACCTTCAAAAAAGCTTTGCTTTGTAACATTAATCAGCAGTTCGGCTTCTTTCGACACATTTCCAACCGCTATGGTTCTCGCTGCGTCAGAATGATACCCCTGATAGATAACTCCAGCATCAAGACTTACGATATCGCCTTCTTTTATAATGCGATTTTTCTTTGGAATTCCATGCACCACTTCATCATTTAGAGATACACATACCGAAGCTGGATATCCATTATAATTTAGAAAAGATGGAATACATCCAAAGGAACGTATTTTTTCTGTTGCTAGTTTATCAATATCGAGGGTGGAGATGCCGGGCTTTATCATTTGTTCCAGTGCGTCATGCACTTCGGCTAATATTTTCCCAGCTTCTCTCATTAACTCTATTTCTTTTGCAGATTTAATTGTTACTGACATTCGTAATCTCCATTCTGTCACAAGCCTGCGAATTTGGGCGAAAGCTCAAATTCGTGTGTGAAAAATCTTGATTTTTCACACTGCCTCTTTTTCGTAACTCGCTATTTACTGTGCTACTTTCCCAAGAATGCCGATAATATCTTCGAATACTTCTAATGCTTCCTTCGTACCATCCACTTCCTCTAATAGCCCGAGTCCATGATAATAATTTATTAACGGTTGTGTCTGATTATGATATACATTAAGACGTTTTGCTACTGTTTCTGGCTTATCGTCATCACGTATGGTCAACTCTCCTCCACAAGCATCACAGATGCCTTCCTTTTTGGTAGGAGTAAATACCACATGATAGGTTCCACCGCATGATACACACGCTCTTCTTCCAGACATACGAGAAACAATTAATTCATCCGGAACTTCGATATTAATAGCATAGTCAATTTGTTCTCCTTCCTCTACCAAAGCTTTGTTCAAAGCTTCTGCCTGAGGAATTGTTCTTGGAAAACCATCCAATACATACCCATTCTTACAGTCATCCTGTGCAAAACGATCCATAACCATATCTAAAGTAATTTCATCTGGAACTAGTAACCCCTGATCCATATACTCTTTCGCTTTTGCTCCGAGCTCTGTATTATTCTTAATATTTGCTCGAAAGATATCTCCTGTTGAAATATGTGGAATTTTGTACTTTTCAGCTATTTTTTTCGCTTGTGTTCCTTTCCCCGCTCCTGGAGCACCTAACATAATAATTTTCATGGTATTCAATATCCTCCTATTATTTAACAATAAAAAGTTTGCTTGGCAAACTTTTCCTTGTTCTGAATAAACCAACGATAGGAGCTGTCGCAAAAGTGTCTTTTACTACAGCTCCTATGTTAGTAATACAATAGGCATGATCTATACTAATCCCTATTGTAATGCTTTACATTAGTCATTTAAGAAACCTTTATAATGACGAACGAGCATTTGTGATTCCACCTGCTTCATTGTCTCAAGTACAACACTGACTACGATGATTAATGATGTACCGCTAAAGGATACATGTGCATCAAACATACCAGAGAAGAAAATCGGGATAATTGCAACAATCATAAGACCAATTGCACCGATAAAGATAATGTAATTCAAAACCTTTGTTAAGTACTCAGTCGTTGGCTTACCTGGACGAATACCAGGAATGAAGCCACCCTGTTTCTTCATATTGTTTGCTACTTCCATTGGATTGAAAGTAATGGATGTATAGAAATATGCAAAGAATACGATCAATGCCATATAAATAAGTACACCAACAGTATATTTGAATTCACCGTTCTTAATGTTGAACCAGCTTTGGGAGTTTAGCATGTGTAATACCTTTGGCCAGAAGTAAGCTCTAGCTGGCTGAACTCCAAAGAATGAAGCAATAATAATAGGGAATTGCATGATAGATACCGCAAAGATTACTGGGATAACACCTGCAGTATTTACTTTTAACGGAATATGGGAGGATTGTCCACCTACCATTTTTCTACCTTGCACCTTCTTAGCATACTGTACAGCGATTTTTCTCTGTGCAGCATTAAGTAGGATAATTAATACAACAGATAGTAATATTACTGCGACGATGATGATAGCGGCAGTTACACCCTTAACAACACTTTCTCCAAGGACAAACTTCTCGATTAATCCATAGATATCTCTTGGCATATTAGCAACAATGTTAATTAACAGGATGACAGAGATACCATTACCTACACCCTTTTCAGTTATTCTTTCACCTAACCACATAAGAATTGCGGAACCAGCGGTGAAAGATGCAGTAATGACAACAATGTTAGTGAAGGTTAAACCACCCTCTAAAGCACCTGAACCACTAAAGCCTATAACCATAGCTACAGATTCAATAATAGATAGTCCAATAGTAACATATCTTGAAATTTCTGCGATTTTCTTTCTTCCAGATTCTCCATCCTTTTGCATCTCTTCTAGCTTAGGAATTGCAATCGTTAATAACTGCATGATGATCGAGGAAGTAATGTATGGTCCGATACCAAGAGCAAATAAGGACATTCTAGTAAAGGAACCACCAGTAAAGGAATCCAGGAAACTAAGACCACTACCGAAGTTGTTCTGTAACCAATTGGCGATTACCGCCTGGTTCACTCCCGGAACCGGGAGCTGTGAACCAAGACGTACGATAATCAAAACCATAAACGTAAATAAAAGCTTGTTTCTAATATCTTTAATCTTAAAGGCATTTCTGACCGTTTTAAGCATACTAGATCACCTCAGCATTTCCACCAAGAGCCTTAATCTTTTCGATCGCGCTTTCAGAGAAAGCTGAAACCTTAACATTAAGCTTCTTAGTTAATTCTCCGTTTCCAAGAATCTTTACTCCATCTTTCGGATTGCTAATGATGCCAATTTCTCTAAGGCTTTCTAATGTTACGTCTGCACCATCTTCAAATCTATTTAACATGCTTACGTTAACTGAAATAATTTCTTTTGTATTTCTGTTCTTAAAACCTCTCTTAGGAAGTCTACGGTATAAAGGCATCTGACCACCTTCAAAACCAACTCTAGGAGCTCCTGAACGTGCTTTCTGGCCTTTGTGACCCTTACCTGCAGTCTTACCATTTCCTGAACCGTGTCCACGTCCACGTCTGAAATTTCCACTCTGTTTAGAACCGTCTGCTGGTCTTAAATCTGTTAAATTCATCGTGTGCACCTCCTTACTTAATTTATTTAAATCTCTTCTACCATTACTAAATGCTTAACTTGCTTAAGCATACCTCTGATAGCTACATTGTCTGGAACTTCATTAGTACTATGAAGTTTTCCAAGACCAAGAGCGCTAACAGTTAATTTATGCTTTGGAAGAGCACCGATAGTAGATTTTGTTAAAGTAATCTTTAATTTATTAGCCACTTTTAACACCTCCGCCTTTCTAACCCAACTGATCCACGGAAATACCGCGAAGTGCAGCTACTTCCTCAGGAGTCTTTAATTGGCGTAATCCTTCAATTGTTGCAAGAACTACGTTCTGCTTATTGTTGGAACCAAGTGATTTTGTACGAATGTTCTTGAATCCTGCAAGCTCTAATACGTTACGAGCAGGACCACCAGCGATAACACCAGTACCTGCAGGGCTACGTTTTAATAATACAGTAGCACTACCAAATTTACCGATGAAATCATGTGGTACACTACCATTCTCATCGATTGGTAATGAAATCATTTTCTTTATTGCATCTTCTTTTCCTTTACGAATAGCTTCAGGAATTTCAGTTGCCTTACCTAAGCCTGCACCGATATGACCATTCTTGTCACCAACAACGACCAAAGCTGTAAAACGGAAGTTACGTCCACCTTTAACAACCTTTGTTACACGCTTAATGTTAACTACTTTATCTTCTAACTCTAATTGAGTAGCATCAACGATTGTACGTTTCATGTGTTCTCCTCCTTACTTAGAAATTAAGACCAGCTTCTCTAGCTGCTTCTGCTAATGCCTGAACTTTACCCTGATATATGAATCCGCCTCTATCAAAAACAACAGTTGTGATACCTTTTTCAAGAGCTTTCTTAGCGATTACAGTACCGAGCATTGCTGCTGCAGCAACATCGTTTGTCTTCTCAAGTTCTGCTTTTACACCTTTTTCAAGTGTGGAAGCTGAAACTAAGGTATTTCCTACTGTATCGTCAATGATCTGAGCGTACATATGGTTGTTACTTCTAAACACAGCTAAACGTGGTCTTGTAGGAGTACCGGAGAAACGATTACGTATTCTATTGTGTTTTTTAATACGAACTTCTGATTTATTAACTTTCTTAACCATTATTATCTCTCCTCCCTTTACTTCTTACCAGTCTTACCAACTTTACGTCTGATCACTTCATCAGAATACTTAATTCCCTTGCCCTTATATGGTTCAGGTCTTCTCTTGTCTCTGATTTCAGCAGCATATTGGCCAACTTTTTCTTTATCGATACCTTTAACGGTGATTTTGTTCTGACCTTCAAGAATGGTTTCAACACCTTCTGGGTCTTTCATAACTACTGGATGTGAATATCCAAGAGTTAATGTAAGCTCCTTACCGTTCTTTGCAGCTCTGTAACCAACACCGTTGATTTCGAGAACTTTCTGATAACCAGTTGTTACACCAGTTACCATATTAGCGATTAATGTTCTTGTAAGACCATGTAAAGATTTCATTCTCTTTAATTCGTTTGGTCTTGTAACAACAACTGTATCGCCTTCTACTTTAATATCCATCTCTGCAGGTAACACTCTATCAAGTGTTCCATTAGGACCTTTTACAGTCACTTTATTATTTTCTGCAACTTCAACAGTAACACCTGCTGGAATCGCGATTGGCATTCTTCCTATACGTGACATGCCCGTACCTCCTTAAGTTATAGTGAAATGTGAACCTCTTTGATTCACAATTCAGACTCGTTTGACAGTCTAATCACTGTCCCCATAGAAAAGAGTATCTAATGGGATCAGGAAACCCGAAAAGACTTCTTTTCTTTGAAAGAAAATTCTAAACTTACAAACAGGCTATTTATATTATTTTGCTCTTAGATTACTCTACGAACGTAATAACGAATTATCTCGTTATTTCCATTTTACTACATTCAGCTAATAATTACCAGATGAATGCTAAAACTTCTCCGCCTACGTTAGCATTTCTTGCTGCTTTATCTGTAAGAACACCTTTGTTAGTGGAGATAATTGCTACGCCTAAGCCACCAAGAACTCTTGGAAGTTCTGTGCTGTTAGCATAAACACGAAGACCTGGCTTGGAAATTCTCTTAAGGCCAGTAATAACCTTCTCATTCTTGTCTTTACCGTACTTTAATGTAATGTGGATTGTCTTGAAGCTACCAACTTCTTCAATCTCAAAGCTCTTGATGTAACCTTCCTTTAAGAGGATTTCAGCAATAGCAATTTTCATCTTAGAAGCAGGTACATCTACTGTATCATGTTTCGCAGTATTTGCATTACGAATTCTTGTAAGCATATCTGCAATTGGATCGCTCATTGTCATTTAAATTTGCCTCCTTTCTTAAACTACCAGCTTGCTTTTTTAACACCTGGTATTTGTCCCTTATATGCTAACTCACGGAAGCAAATTCTGCAGATTCCGTATTTTCTTAAGTAAGCATGAGGACGGCCACAGATTCTACAACGATTGTATTCTCTCGTTGAGAATTTCTGTGTCTTCTGTTGCTTTATTTTCATTGACGTTTTAGCCATGGAATTCCCTCCTTAACTATTTGCTAAATGGCATACCGAATAATGTCAGTAATTCACGAGCTTCTTCATCGGTCTTGGCAGTTGTTACGAAAATAACATCCATACCACGAACCTTGTCTACCTTATCGTATTCGATTTCAGGGAATATTAACTGCTCTTTTACACCAAGTGCATAATTACCTCTACCATCGAATGCATTTGGATTAACACCTCTAAAGTCACGAACTCGAGGGAGTGCTAAGTTAATAAGACGATCAGCGAATTCATACATCTTTTCGCCTCTTAAAGTAACTTTACAGCCAATAGCCACGCCTTCTCTAAGTTTAAAGTTAGCAACTGACTTTCTAGCTTTTGTAATAACAGCTTTCTGACCAGCGATAATCTCCATATCTTTTACTGCTGCTTCAAGAGCCTTCGCATTGTCTTTAGCTTCACCAACACCCATGTTGATTACGATTTTATCAAGCTTTGGAATCTGCATCTCGTTCTTGTAACCGAACTTCTTCTGCATACCAGCCATAATTTCATTTTTGTAAATTTCTTTTAAACGAGTCAACTGAAATGACCTCCTCTCTTAGAATTAGTCAATAATATCTCCTGTTGCCTTAGCAACACGAACCTTCTTCTGGCCATTCTTACCATCAACAGTAGTAAAGCCGATTCTGGTTGTTTTACCCTTCTGCACGTACATTACGTTAGATGCATCGATAGGTGCTTCCTGATGGATAATTCCACCCTTTGGATTAGCCTGAGATGCCTTGCTGTGCTTGGTAATTGTATTTACACCTTCAACTAAAACTTTGCCATTGGAAACGGAAATTACTTTTCCTTCTTTTCCCTTGTCTTTACCAGCGATAACCTTAACGCTATCGCCCTTTTTAATCTTTGTAGTTGCCATGCGTCGACACCTCCCTATAATACTTCTGGTGCTAATGAAACGATTTTCATGAATTGCTTTTCTCTCAATTCTCTAGCTACTGGTCCAAAGATACGAGTTCCCTTAGGGTTCTTGTCGTCTTTGATGATTACGGCAGCGTTCTCGTCGAATCTGATGTAGGAACCATCCTTACGGCGAGCTCCCTTTACAGTACGAACAACAACAGCCTTTACAACATCACCTTTCTTAACAACTCCGCCTGGTGTTGCATCTTTAACGGAAGCTACGATGATGTCACCGATATTCGCATATCTTCTGGTTGAACCGCCCATAACGCGAATGCATAATAATTCTTTTGCACCGCTATTGTCGGCAACCTTAAGTCTGGATTCTGATTGTATCATGTCCGATACTCCTTTCTCAATTTAAGAGTAACAATTTTACAAGCCGATCTTGTAAACGAATTATTTTGCCTTCTCAATAATTTCAACAAGTCTCCATCTCTTATCTTTAGATAATGGTCTTGTCTCCATAACTTTTACTCTATCACCAATCTGGCATTCGTTGTTCTCATCATGAGCTTTTAACTTATAAGTTCTCTTTACGATTTTGCCATAAAGAGGATGCTTTACGTTATCTACTACTGCAACAACGATTGTCTTATCCATCTTATCACTTACTACTTTACCAGTACGTGTTTTTCTGAGATTTCTTTCTACCACAGCAATACTCCTTTCTATAACCCTTACCTAGTATCCAGCTAAGGT is a window of Lachnoclostridium phytofermentans ISDg DNA encoding:
- a CDS encoding DNA-directed RNA polymerase subunit alpha, translated to MFDFEKPKIEIADISEDKKYGRFVVEPLERGYGTTLGNSLRRIMLSSLPGAAVSQVKIDGVVHEFSPIPGVKEDVTEIIMNIKNLAIKNTSETNEPKTAYIEFEGEGVVRAGDIQADPDIEILNPELVIATLSGGADSKLYIELTITKGRGYISADKNKNDDLPIGVIAVDSIYTPVERVNLSVENTRVGQITDFDKLTLDVFTNGTLGPDEAVSLAAKVLSEHLNSFIDLSENAKTAEVMVEKEDNEKEKVLEMNIDELELSVRSYNCLKRAGINTVEELCNRTSEDMMKVRNLGRKSLEEVLAKLKELGLSLNLSDD
- the rpsD gene encoding 30S ribosomal protein S4, which encodes MARDMSPVLKRCRALGLEPTFLGIDKKSNRNFARAGKKISEYGTQLREKQKAKFIYGVLEKPFRNNFDKAKKLKYGTTGENLLILLELRLDNVMFRMGYGRTRTEARQIVDHKHVLVNGKCVNIPSYQVKAGDVISIKEKCKSAQRYKDILEVTDGRTVPAWLEADHENLTGTVKEIPTRDQIDVPVNEVLIVELYSK
- the rpsK gene encoding 30S ribosomal protein S11, with translation MAKKIAAKKVTKKRVKKNVDRGQAHIQSSFNNTIVTLTDAEGNALSWASAGGLGFRGSRKSTPYAAQMAAETAAKAALVHGLKTVEVMVKGPGSGREAAIRALQACGIEVTSIKDVTPVPHNGCRPPKRRRV
- the rpsM gene encoding 30S ribosomal protein S13; protein product: MARISGVDLPREKRIEIGLTYVYGIGRVSSNRILAKAGVNPDTRVRDLTDEEVAKIRDVIDETMLVEGDLRREIALNIKRLQEIGCYRGIRHRKGLPVRGQKTKTNARTRKGPKRTVANKKK
- the rpmJ gene encoding 50S ribosomal protein L36, which translates into the protein MKVRSSVKPICEKCKIIKRKGAIRVICENPKHKQRQG
- the infA gene encoding translation initiation factor IF-1 gives rise to the protein MSKTDVVEIEGTVIEKLPNAMFSVELENGHRVLAHISGKLRMNFIKIVPGDKVTLELSPYDLTKGRIIWRDK
- the map gene encoding type I methionyl aminopeptidase, yielding MSVTIKSAKEIELMREAGKILAEVHDALEQMIKPGISTLDIDKLATEKIRSFGCIPSFLNYNGYPASVCVSLNDEVVHGIPKKNRIIKEGDIVSLDAGVIYQGYHSDAARTIAVGNVSKEAELLINVTKQSFFEGMKYAKAGNHLHDISAAIEDYVIAHGFTCVKDLVGHGIGTQMHEDPQIPNFRQKRRGIRLEPGMTLAIEPMVNAGSHEVWCLEDDWTIATQDGSLSAHYENTIVITTGEPEILSLRW
- a CDS encoding adenylate kinase — protein: MKIIMLGAPGAGKGTQAKKIAEKYKIPHISTGDIFRANIKNNTELGAKAKEYMDQGLLVPDEITLDMVMDRFAQDDCKNGYVLDGFPRTIPQAEALNKALVEEGEQIDYAINIEVPDELIVSRMSGRRACVSCGGTYHVVFTPTKKEGICDACGGELTIRDDDKPETVAKRLNVYHNQTQPLINYYHGLGLLEEVDGTKEALEVFEDIIGILGKVAQ
- the secY gene encoding preprotein translocase subunit SecY, translated to MLKTVRNAFKIKDIRNKLLFTFMVLIIVRLGSQLPVPGVNQAVIANWLQNNFGSGLSFLDSFTGGSFTRMSLFALGIGPYITSSIIMQLLTIAIPKLEEMQKDGESGRKKIAEISRYVTIGLSIIESVAMVIGFSGSGALEGGLTFTNIVVITASFTAGSAILMWLGERITEKGVGNGISVILLINIVANMPRDIYGLIEKFVLGESVVKGVTAAIIIVAVILLSVVLIILLNAAQRKIAVQYAKKVQGRKMVGGQSSHIPLKVNTAGVIPVIFAVSIMQFPIIIASFFGVQPARAYFWPKVLHMLNSQSWFNIKNGEFKYTVGVLIYMALIVFFAYFYTSITFNPMEVANNMKKQGGFIPGIRPGKPTTEYLTKVLNYIIFIGAIGLMIVAIIPIFFSGMFDAHVSFSGTSLIIVVSVVLETMKQVESQMLVRHYKGFLND
- the rplO gene encoding 50S ribosomal protein L15, encoding MNLTDLRPADGSKQSGNFRRGRGHGSGNGKTAGKGHKGQKARSGAPRVGFEGGQMPLYRRLPKRGFKNRNTKEIISVNVSMLNRFEDGADVTLESLREIGIISNPKDGVKILGNGELTKKLNVKVSAFSESAIEKIKALGGNAEVI
- the rpmD gene encoding 50S ribosomal protein L30 — encoded protein: MANKLKITLTKSTIGALPKHKLTVSALGLGKLHSTNEVPDNVAIRGMLKQVKHLVMVEEI
- the rpsE gene encoding 30S ribosomal protein S5 yields the protein MKRTIVDATQLELEDKVVNIKRVTKVVKGGRNFRFTALVVVGDKNGHIGAGLGKATEIPEAIRKGKEDAIKKMISLPIDENGSVPHDFIGKFGSATVLLKRSPAGTGVIAGGPARNVLELAGFKNIRTKSLGSNNKQNVVLATIEGLRQLKTPEEVAALRGISVDQLG
- the rplR gene encoding 50S ribosomal protein L18; this encodes MVKKVNKSEVRIKKHNRIRNRFSGTPTRPRLAVFRSNNHMYAQIIDDTVGNTLVSASTLEKGVKAELEKTNDVAAAAMLGTVIAKKALEKGITTVVFDRGGFIYQGKVQALAEAAREAGLNF
- the rplF gene encoding 50S ribosomal protein L6, with the translated sequence MSRIGRMPIAIPAGVTVEVAENNKVTVKGPNGTLDRVLPAEMDIKVEGDTVVVTRPNELKRMKSLHGLTRTLIANMVTGVTTGYQKVLEINGVGYRAAKNGKELTLTLGYSHPVVMKDPEGVETILEGQNKITVKGIDKEKVGQYAAEIRDKRRPEPYKGKGIKYSDEVIRRKVGKTGKK
- the rpsH gene encoding 30S ribosomal protein S8, whose protein sequence is MTMSDPIADMLTRIRNANTAKHDTVDVPASKMKIAIAEILLKEGYIKSFEIEEVGSFKTIHITLKYGKDKNEKVITGLKRISKPGLRVYANSTELPRVLGGLGVAIISTNKGVLTDKAARNANVGGEVLAFIW
- a CDS encoding type Z 30S ribosomal protein S14 encodes the protein MAKTSMKIKQQKTQKFSTREYNRCRICGRPHAYLRKYGICRICFRELAYKGQIPGVKKASW
- the rplE gene encoding 50S ribosomal protein L5, which translates into the protein MTRLKEIYKNEIMAGMQKKFGYKNEMQIPKLDKIVINMGVGEAKDNAKALEAAVKDMEIIAGQKAVITKARKSVANFKLREGVAIGCKVTLRGEKMYEFADRLINLALPRVRDFRGVNPNAFDGRGNYALGVKEQLIFPEIEYDKVDKVRGMDVIFVTTAKTDEEARELLTLFGMPFSK
- the rplX gene encoding 50S ribosomal protein L24 translates to MATTKIKKGDSVKVIAGKDKGKEGKVISVSNGKVLVEGVNTITKHSKASQANPKGGIIHQEAPIDASNVMYVQKGKTTRIGFTTVDGKNGQKKVRVAKATGDIID
- the rplN gene encoding 50S ribosomal protein L14, translated to MIQSESRLKVADNSGAKELLCIRVMGGSTRRYANIGDIIVASVKDATPGGVVKKGDVVKAVVVRTVKGARRKDGSYIRFDENAAVIIKDDKNPKGTRIFGPVARELREKQFMKIVSLAPEVL
- the rpsQ gene encoding 30S ribosomal protein S17 produces the protein MVERNLRKTRTGKVVSDKMDKTIVVAVVDNVKHPLYGKIVKRTYKLKAHDENNECQIGDRVKVMETRPLSKDKRWRLVEIIEKAK